GGCGAAGCGGACACTTTCCAGCCGCGCCAGTTTGCCGAGAAACAGCGCGTTGTCTTCCAGTCGCTGGCGGTCGCGCTTGTCACCGTGGGTGAGATAAACCGACAGGGTGCGCCCTGGCGCGATATTCATCTCGCCCCGGATCTCGCGGATGGCGACGATCACACCCTTGAGCCACTCGATGTCCTCGATGGCAGCTTCGTCGATGCGGGTGGTCTCCGCTACCGGCCAGGGCTGGGTCATGATCGAGGTGCCGAGACGCTCGACGTCGACACCGGCGAGGATCGATACTTTCTGCCAGATCTCCTCGGTGATGAACGGCATCATCGGATGGGCCAGGCGCAGAATGGCCTCGAGTACCTGCACCAGGGTCCGGCGAGTCCCCCGCTTGGCTTCCAGCGGAGCGGCTTCATCCCATAGCACCGGCTTGGAGAGTTCCAGGTACCAGTCGCAATACTCGTTCCAGATGAACTCGTAGAGCGCCTGGGAGGCGTGATCAAAGCGGTACTCTTCAAGCGCTTTGGTGACCTGGGCTTCGGTCTGCTGCAGCCGCGAGATGATCCAGCGATCGGCCAGCGACAGCGTTACTTCGCCATCAAGCCCACAATCCTCGCCCTCTGTATTCATCAGCACGTAACGGGCAGCATTCCACAGCTTGTTGCAGAAGTTGCGATACCCTTCCAGCCGGCCCATGTCGAACTTGATGTCGCGTCCGGTCGTCGCCAGCGACAAAAAGGTGTAGCGCAGGGCGTCAGTACCGTGTGCCTCAATGCCGGCCGGAAATTCCGTCTTCGTCGCCTTGGCGATCGATTTCGCCTTCTGCGGCTGCATCATGCTGTCGGTGCGCTTTTCGACCAGGGTGTCGAGCTCGATGCCATCGATCAGGTCAATGGGATCAAGCACATTGCCCTTGGACTTGGACATCTTCTGCCCCTGGGCGTCACGTACCAGTCCGTGCACATAGACGGTTTTGAAAGGTACCTCGCCGGTAAACTTCAGGGTCAGCATGATCATTCGGGCGACCCAGAAGAAGATGATGTCGAAACCGGTCACCAGGGTGCTGGTCGGGTGGAAGGTTGCAAGCTCCGGGGTCTGTTCCGGCCAGCCGAGTGTTGCGAAGGTCCACAGTCCCGAGCTGAACCAGGTGTCGAGTACATCCTCGTCCTGATGCAGGGCCAGATCGGCAGCCAGCCCGTGTTTTTCGCGGACTTCGGCTTCATTGCGCCCTACGAAGACGTTGCCCGCCTCGTCGTACCAGGCCGGGATCCGATGCCCCCACCAGAGCTGGCGCGAAATGCACCAGTCCTGCAGATCACGCATCCAGGCGAAGTACATGTTCTCGTAGTTCTTCGGCACGAAGCGGATATCGCCGTTCTCGACGGCAGCGATCGCCGGCTTCGCCAGCTCCTCGACAGCCACGAACCACTGATCGGTCAGCAGTGGTTCGATGACATCGCCCGAACGATCGCCATAGGGCAGGGTATTGGTGATGGTTTCGACCTTCTCCAGCAGCCCCAATGCCTCCATATCAGCGACAATACGCTCCCGTGCCTCGAAACGAGGCAGACCACGATAGGCCTCGGGCAGGGTCGGGTCGATATCGTCACGAGGCTGGCCGTCCAGGGTAAATACCTCGGCCACCTCGCGGATGTGCGCCTGGCGGGTGAAGACATTGATCAGTGCGCTGTCATGGCGGCGTCCCACAGCGTAGTCATTGAAGTCGTGGGCGGGCGTGATCTTGACGCAGCCCGAGCCCTTTTCCATGTCGGCATGCTCATCGGCGACGACCGGAATGCGCCGACCCACCAGCGGCAGCTCGACATACTGCCCGATCAGCGACGCGTAGCGTTCATCCTGTGGATTGACCGCGACACAGGTGTCACCCAGCAGCGTTTCGGGACGCGTCGTGGCGACAATCAGATGATCCTCGCCGGCAGCAGTGGTGACCCCATCGGCCAGCGGGTAGCGGAAGTGCCAGAACTGGCCCTGTTGCTCACGGTTTTCCACCTCCAGATCGGAGATGGCCGTCAGCAGCGTCGGGTCCCAGTTGACCAGCCGTTTGCCCCGATAGATCAGTCCTTCATCATGCAGTCGTACGAAGACTTCCTGCACGGCCTTGTAGAAGCCGTCGTCCATGGTGAAGCGCTCGCGCGACCAGTCGACGCTGGCGCCCATTCGGCGTAACTGACGGGTGATATGGCCACCGGACTGCTGCTTCCACTCCCAGATACGATGAATGAAGGTGTCACGGCCGAGTGTATGGCGATCCGGTTGTCCCTCGGCGGCCAGACGGCGCTCGACCACCATCTGGGTTGCGATGCCGGCATGATCGGTACCTACCTGCCAGAGCGTGTTATGGCCCTGCATCCGCTTGAAGCGTACCAGGGTATCCATCAGCGTGTCCTGGAAGGCATGACCCATATGCAGGCTGCCGGTCACGTTGGGCGGCGGAATCATGATCGAAAACGGGGTGCCCTGACCGCTGGGAGCGAACCGGTGGTCGGCTTCCCAGCGCTGATACCAGCGGGTTTCGATCGATTCGGGTTGGTAGGTCTTGTCCATGAGGCTCGCGGCGTTGTTGAAAAAGGCTGGAAAGGGCAGCGCGAAACGCTGAAATGGGAATGAGTATAACGTCAGCCCGAGCAGCGTTCTA
This DNA window, taken from Kushneria phosphatilytica, encodes the following:
- a CDS encoding valine--tRNA ligase, translating into MDKTYQPESIETRWYQRWEADHRFAPSGQGTPFSIMIPPPNVTGSLHMGHAFQDTLMDTLVRFKRMQGHNTLWQVGTDHAGIATQMVVERRLAAEGQPDRHTLGRDTFIHRIWEWKQQSGGHITRQLRRMGASVDWSRERFTMDDGFYKAVQEVFVRLHDEGLIYRGKRLVNWDPTLLTAISDLEVENREQQGQFWHFRYPLADGVTTAAGEDHLIVATTRPETLLGDTCVAVNPQDERYASLIGQYVELPLVGRRIPVVADEHADMEKGSGCVKITPAHDFNDYAVGRRHDSALINVFTRQAHIREVAEVFTLDGQPRDDIDPTLPEAYRGLPRFEARERIVADMEALGLLEKVETITNTLPYGDRSGDVIEPLLTDQWFVAVEELAKPAIAAVENGDIRFVPKNYENMYFAWMRDLQDWCISRQLWWGHRIPAWYDEAGNVFVGRNEAEVREKHGLAADLALHQDEDVLDTWFSSGLWTFATLGWPEQTPELATFHPTSTLVTGFDIIFFWVARMIMLTLKFTGEVPFKTVYVHGLVRDAQGQKMSKSKGNVLDPIDLIDGIELDTLVEKRTDSMMQPQKAKSIAKATKTEFPAGIEAHGTDALRYTFLSLATTGRDIKFDMGRLEGYRNFCNKLWNAARYVLMNTEGEDCGLDGEVTLSLADRWIISRLQQTEAQVTKALEEYRFDHASQALYEFIWNEYCDWYLELSKPVLWDEAAPLEAKRGTRRTLVQVLEAILRLAHPMMPFITEEIWQKVSILAGVDVERLGTSIMTQPWPVAETTRIDEAAIEDIEWLKGVIVAIREIRGEMNIAPGRTLSVYLTHGDKRDRQRLEDNALFLGKLARLESVRFAAPDEVPVSAVQRVGAMEVRVPMAGLIDRDAELARLDRELEKQDKVIAGIEKKLANENFTAKAPAEVVEKEQGKLREAQSNREVLREQRATIEALEA